In Syngnathus scovelli strain Florida chromosome 10, RoL_Ssco_1.2, whole genome shotgun sequence, the following are encoded in one genomic region:
- the LOC125971066 gene encoding cadherin-24, with product MSGAVVLLLLFLCVSRVASQHLPGLGPSLHLAAKPSLGLTATHPRTHGEVEGLYEEGSAGLRLISEAGQEKSRQAESDGGGAQGSRRPRSRRKRSWLWNQFFVIEEYRGPEPVLIGRLHTDMDRGDGHTKYTLEGEGVGSVFVIDSNTGNIHVTKSLDREEKDQYRLTATATDRQTGRALEPSSQFIIRVQDINDNPPIFPGEPYIATVPEMANIGTSIIQVTATDADDPTYGNSAQLVYAIAEGLDYFSVDPQTGILRTAVPNMDRETQEEYVVVLQARDMGGHLGGLSGTTTVTVRLSDVNDNPPHFRRSAWSFSVSELAAPGVEVGRLTATDADVGDNALLEFTIMDAEEAQTFNISGREREAIIVLNKLLDYETRNSYSFTVEVANPLVDPRYLKVGPFKDQAMVRVMVLNADEPPRFSQARYHLDVSENCPPVCSVGRVHAVDPDTGQSGNIRYSIDPQSDPEALFRIASDTGFISTVMELDREREQWHNITVIATQRDNPNLVSRVVVAIETLDQNDNAPELDRQYTTSVCDSTTPGQVVQVLRAVDRDPGGQDVPVHFSIPPESSSALNLSIRDSGGVTASLVLQSSLEPAPGYSSSLASLYVPVVLRDGASGLANTATVTVTVCPCLRGGMRTEERSPRTRGRRWERRAVCRPAPSASPSAVFTLVILMAALACVTTLLVVCALSLSLRRQKRDALSSSEDDDIRENIISYDDEGGGEADTAAFDMAALQSMHRIQNVHRNIWYTQQSAPPPRSRTFSVTRNPNPGPEPERRPGSAPLYGRLCYGMHTLPSLRDYYYQAGPLQAGVQLPLPGRRLAAAAPIIRNQPVQQRPPENGRASVLAAQTLSRLTGRTEDGTKIHDDTQKRDHVKTSPAEVQSAPISGPASLSCSDPTGSSCHSPSSSSANQTLISTGATSCTVEDTDTDWSLPSISERSYPDAKLPVYPMTDTYSIVGSLNGTSVATSLPGTIPDNRQPLRMEDLLNFRLNRVTSDPSQPPYDSLQTYEFEGRDSRAESLSSLGSEDGKDEDRGENGKDRDPATGGMEELNVKFQRLVALIRERKSGKEQEAAEDPSQVQAAPSQTGQVQEKPVLRWDF from the exons ATGAGCGGAGCCGTcgtccttcttcttctcttcttGTGCGTCAGCCGTGTCGCTTCACAGCATCTGCCAGGACTCGGTCCATCTTTGCACTTAGCGGCTAAACCTAGCCTCGGACTAACGGCGACCCACCCGAGGACTCATGGAGAAGTTGAAGGGCTATATGAGGAGGGTTCCGCCGGGCTGAGGCTAATTTCCGAGGCGGGTCAGGAGAAGTCACGACAGGCAGAGTCAGACGGTGGAGGTGCGCAAGGATCCAGGCGGCCTCGTTCTCGGCGGAAGAGAAGCTGGCTGTGGAACCAGTTCTTCGTCATTGAGGAGTACCGAGGCCCGGAACCCGTGCTCATTGGACGG CTGCACACGGACATGGACCGTGGGGACGGGCACACCAAATACACGCTGGAGGGCGAAGGTGTGGGCTCGGTGTTTGTCATTGACAGCAACACGGGCAACATCCACGTCACCAAGTCTCTAGACCGCGAGGAGAAGGACCAGTACCGCCTCACTGCCACCGCCACCGACCGCCAGACGGGCCGCGCCCTGGAGCCGTCCTCGCAGTTCATCATCCGAGTGCAGGACATCAACGACAACCCGCCCATCTTCCCCGGCGAGCCCTACATCGCCACCGTACCTGAGATGGCCAACATCG GCACGTCCATCATCCAAGTGACGGCCACAGACGCTGACGACCCCACGTACGGAAACAGCGCCCAGCTGGTCTACGCCATCGCTGAAGGACTCGACTACTTCTCGGTGGACCCACAGACAG GTATCCTGAGGACCGCTGTGCCCAACATGGACCGAGAGACCCAGGAAGAGTACGTGGTGGTACTCCAGGCCAGAGACATGGGGGGCCATCTAGGGGGCCTGTCGGGGACCACCACGGTCACCGTGAGGCTGAGCGACGTCAACGACAACCCACCTCACTTCAGACGCA GTGCGTGGTCGTTCTCCGTGTCAGAACTGGCGGCGCCGGGCGTGGAGGTGGGCCGTCTCACCGCCACGGACGCCGACGTGGGCGACAATGCGCTACTGGAGTTCACCATCATGGACGCAGAAGAGGCGCAGACGTTCAACATCAGCGGCAGGGAGCGAGAAGCCATCATTGTACTGAACAAA CTGCTGGACTACGAGACTCGCAACTCATACTCATTCACCGTGGAGGTGGCCAACCCCCTGGTGGACCCCCGTTACCTGAAGGTCGGCCCCTTCAAGGACCAGGCCATGGTGCGGGTCATGGTCCTTAACGCGGATGAGCCACCGCGCTTCTCCCAGGCCCGTTACCATCTGGACGTGTCGGAGAACTGCCCGCCCGTCTGCTCGGTGGGCCGCGTGCACGCCGTAGATCCTGACACGGGACAGAGCGGCAACATCAG GTACTCCATCGATCCTCAGTCGGATCCAGAGGCTCTGTTCCGCATCGCCTCCGACACGGGATTCATCAGCACGGTGATGGAGCTGGACCGCGAGCGGGAGCAGTGGCACAACATCACTGTCATTGCCACGCAGAGGG ACAACCCCAATCTTGTGTCAAGGGTGGTGGTTGCCATAGAAACGCTGGACCAGAATGACAATGCGCCTGAACTGGATAGACAATACACCACATCCGTTTGTGACTCCACCACCCCGGGACAG GTTGTTCAAGTTCTACGCGCTGTCGACCGAGACCCGGGAGGGCAGGATGTGCCGGTCCACTTCAGCATCCCGCCCGAGTCTAGCTCCGCCCTCAACCTCTCTATCAGGGACAGCGGCG GCGTGACGGCCAGCCTTGTGCTGCAGTCGTCCTTGGAGCCGGCACCCGGCTACTCGTCGTCCTTAGCCAGCCTCTATGTGCCGGTGGTGCTGCGAGACGGTGCCTCGGGCCTGGCCAACACGGCCACGGTCACCGTGACTGTCTGCCCATGCCTGCGGGGTGGCATGCGCACCGAGGAGCGCAGCCCCCGAACGCGGGGCCGGCGCTGGGAGCGGCGCGCCGTGTGCCGCCCAGCTCCGTCCGCCTCGCCCTCGGCCGTCTTCACGCTGGTTATTCTgatggcggcgctggcctgcgtcACCACTCTGCTGG TGGTTTGCGCACTGTCCCTGTCACTAAGGCGTCAGAAACGAGACGCCCTCTCATCCTCGGAGGACGACGACATCCGGGAGAACATCATCTCCTATGACGATGAGGGCGGGGGCGAGGCGGACACGGCCGCCTTCGACATGGCGGCGCTGCAGAGCATGCACAGGATCCAAAACGTGCATCGAAACAT ATGGTACACACAGCAGAGCGCGCCACCCCCTCGCTCCAGGACGTTCAGCGTGACCCGTAACCCCAACCCAGGGCCGGAGCCCGAACGGCGGCCTGGCTCGGCGCCCCTCTACGGGCGACTCTGCTACGGGATGCACACGCTGCCGTCGCTCCGGGACTACTACTACCAGGCCGGGCCACTGCAGGCAGGCGTGCAACTTCCTCTACCGGGACGGCGCCTCGCGGCCGCCGCTCCTATCATCCGGAACCAGCCGGTGCAGCAGCGCCCTCCCGAAAACGGACGAGCAAGTGTGCTAGCGGCGCAAACGCTGAGCAGGCTGACGGGCAGGACTGAAGATGGAACAAAGATTCACGATGACACTCAGAAGCGGGACCACGTTAAG ACAAGCCCAGCAGAGGTCCAGTCAGCGCCAATCAGCGGTCCAGCCAGTCTGAGCTGCTCTGACCCTACCGGTTCCTCCTGCCACAGTCCTAGCAGCTCGTCAGCCAACCAGACTCTGATCAGCACCGGTGCCACCAGCTGCACCGTGGAGGACACCGACACCGACTGGTCACTACCGTCCATTTCCGAACGGAGTTACCCCGACGCCAAGCTTCCCGTTTACCCCATGACGGACACGTACAGCATCGTGGGCTCGCTGAACGGAACCTCGGTGGCGACGAGTCTACCCGGGACAATACCCGACAACCGTCAACCCTTACGAATGGAGGACCTGCTGAACTTCCGTCTCAACCGGGTGACGTCTGACCCGTCGCAGCCGCCGTATGACTCGCTGCAGACTTACGAGTTTGAGGGCCGCGACTCTCGGGCCGAGTCGCTGAGCTCACTGGGGAGCGAGGACGGGAAGGATGAAGACCGAGGTGAGAACGGCAAGGACCGGGACCCGGCGACAGGAGGCATGGAGGAACTCAATGTCAAGTTCCAGCGGCTGGTAGCGCTCATCAGGGAGAGGAAGAGTGGCAAGGAGCAGGAGGCGGCTGAGGATCCCAGCCAAGTCCAAGCTGCTCCTTCTCAAACCGGCCAAGTCCAAGAGAAGCCAGTACTGAGGTGGGACTTTTAA
- the LOC125971074 gene encoding proteasome subunit beta type-11-like, with the protein MALQDLLKSRGDTRSASFLNFYVPVTERLRENPLQFRSSTMTHRPPFAMSHGTTTLAFTFQGGVVAAADTRSSCNGQVANPNAEKVKPIHSHLVATSSGTSADCAFWKRILARELRLYRLRHGRLLSTAGAAKLLWYMLLPFKGTELCVGTILCGWDASGPAIFYICSDGTRLRGTLFSVGSGSPYAYGVLDQTVEWGMTAEEARRVAREAVHRATHRDAYSGNCVDIYHVTSTGWTRREREDLKDEYYRENKSAQVGHYQF; encoded by the coding sequence ATGGCGTTACAGGACCTGTTGAAATCCCGGGGTGACACTCGGTCCGCGAGCTTTTTGAACTTTTACGTCCCGGTCACTGAGCGCCTTAGAGAAAATCCCCTGCAGTTCCGCAGCAGCACAATGACGCACCGTCCGCCTTTCGCCATGTCTCATGGCACCACAACTCTGGCGTTCACCTTCCAGGGTGGCGTGGTGGCGGCGGCTGACACCCGCTCCAGCTGCAACGGCCAGGTGGCCAACCCCAACGCCGAGAAGGTGAAGCCCATCCACAGCCACCTGGTGGCAACCAGCTCGGGCACGTCGGCCGATTGCGCCTTCTGGAAGCGGATCCTGGCTCGGGAGCTGCGCCTCTACCGGCTGCGCCACGGCCGGCTGCTGTCCACGGCCGGCGCCGCCAAGCTGCTGTGGTACATGCTGCTCCCGTTCAAGGGCACCGAGCTCTGCGTAGGCACTATCTTGTGCGGGTGGGATGCGAGCGGCCCCGCCATCTTCTACATATGCAGCGACGGCACACGGCTCCGGGGAACGCTCTTCTCCGTGGGCTCGGGATCGCCTTACGCCTACGGCGTGCTGGATCAAACGGTAGAGTGGGGGATGACGGCGGAGGAGGCCAGACGGGTGGCGAGGGAGGCGGTGCACAGAGCCACCCACAGGGACGCTTATTCGGGCAATTGCGTGGACATCTATCACGTCACATCCACGGGGTGGACTCGCAGGGAGCGGGAGGACTTGAAAGACGAATATTACAGAGAGAACAAGAGCGCTCAGGTGGGACATTATCAATTCTGA
- the LOC125971082 gene encoding sodium-dependent phosphate transport protein 2B-like isoform X2, translating to MGPRPQVGTESSPSSPSFDNVQGGKDGAMMSSYSTVDLVNDDVAEEDPWDLPELKDTGVKWSDLDTKGKIMRVLISIIKLALLLGLLYLFICSLDVLSSAFQLVGGKAAGDIFKDNVILANPVAGLVIGVMVTVLVQSSSTSSSIVVSMVSSGLLDVRSAIPIIMGANIGTSVTNTIVAMMQAGNRNEFRRAFAGATVHDFFNWLSVLVLLPLEVATRVLEKLTNLIIESFQLETGKDAPDLLKTITKPLTDSIIQLDKSVITGIATGDAEAKNKSLIKVWCKKKVNTTFWNETVESCPIGGICWMEGNETLTEMNTTWTKYLEKCPHIFANANLPDLAVGLILLGLSLFVLCSCLILIVKLLNSMLKGQVAVVIKKVLNTDFPFPFTWVTGYIAIFVGAGMTFIVQSSSVFTSAITPLVGIGVISLERAYPLTLGSNIGTTTTAILAAMASPGDKLANSLQIALCHFFFNIMGIILWYPIPFTRIPIRLARGLGNRTAEYRWFAAFYLILCFLILPLTIFGLSLAGWQVLVGVGVPVVVLVIFVVVINILQSRYPRCLPPCLRTWNFLPRPLRSLAPWDSLVTSCLGFCGSYCCCICKCCSCCQKDQDGQVAVHKKSLELYDNSAATPHSNAKVIVGTHL from the exons ATGGGTCCCAGACCACAAGTGGGGACTGAGTCCTCCCCCTCGTCCCCCAGCTTTG ACAACGTTCAGGGCGGGAAGGACGGCGCCATGATGTCGTCCTACTCCACCGTGGACCTGGTCAATGACGATGTGGCAGAAGAGGATCCATGGGACCTACCGGAGCTCAAAGACACGGGTGTCAAGTGGTCAG ATCTGGACACCAAGGGGAAGATTATGCGAGTGTTGATCTCCATCATAAAGCTGGCCCTACTGCTGGGACTGCTCTACTTGTTCATCTGCTCGCTggacgtgctcagctcggccTTCCAGCTGGTCGGAG GCAAAGCCGCCGGCGACATCTTTAAGGATAACGTGATCCTGGCCAACCCGGTGGCCGGTCTGGTGATTGGCGTCATGGTCACAGTGTTGGTGCAGAGCTCCAGCACCTCGTCATCCATCGTGGTCAGCATGGTCTCCTCTGGAT tGCTGGACGTTAGGTCAGCAATTCCCATCATCATGGGCGCCAACATCGGGACGTCGGTTACCAACACCATCGTGGCCATGATGCAGGCAGGCAACCGCAACGAGTTCCGCAG GGCCTTTGCCGGCGCCACCGTGCACGACTTCTTCAACTGGCTCTCTGTGCTGGTGCTGCTGCCCTTGGAGGTGGCCACGAGGGTCCTGGAAAAGCTCACCAACCTCATCATCGAGTCCTTCCAACTCGAGACTGGGAAGGACGCGCCCGACCTGCTCAAGACCATCACCAAACCGCTCACAGACTCCATCATCCAG cTGGATAAATCGGTCATCACTGGAATCGCCACCGGTGACGCGGAAGCCAAAAACAAGAGTCTGATCAAAGTCTGGTGCAAGAAGAAGGTCAACACG ACTTTCTGGAACGAGACAGTGGAGAGCTGCCCCATCGGCGGCATCTGCTGGATGGAAGGCAACGAAACGTTGACTGAGATGAACACCACCTGGACGAAGTACCTAGAGAAAT GCCCCCACATCTTCGCCAACGCCAACCTGCCAGACCTGGCGGTGGGTCTGATTCTGCTGGGTTTGTCGCTCTTCGTCCTCTGCAGTTGCCTCATCCTCATCGTCAAGCTGCTCAACTCCATGCTCAAGGGCCAGGTGGCCGTCGTCATCAAGAAGGTGCTCAACACAG ACTTCCCTTTCCCGTTCACCTGGGTGACGGGTTATATCGCCATCTTTGTGGGGGCCGGGATGACCTTCATCGTTCAGAGCAGCTCTGTCTTCACGTCAGCGATAACGCCTCTTGTCG GTATCGGCGTCATCAGCCTGGAGCGGGCCTATCCTCTAACTTTGGGTTCCAATATCGGAACGACCACTACGGCCATCTTGGCGGCTATGGCTAGCCCGGGAGACAAGTTGGCCAACTCGCTCCAG ATTGCGCTCTGCCATTTCTTCTTCAACATCATGGGCATCATTTTGTGGTATCCCATCCCGTTTACACGGATCCCCATCCGGCTGGCCAGGGGCTTGGGCAACCGCACGGCCGAGTACCGCTGGTTCGCCGCCTTCTACCTCATCCTGTGCTTCCTGATTTTGCCGCTCACCATATTCGGCCtgtcgctggctggctggcaagtGCTGGTCGGCGTCGGGGTGCCCGTGGTAGTGTTGGTCATCTTTGTGGTCGTGATCAACATCCTGCAATCACGCTACCCTCGCTGCTTGCCGCCCTGCCTGCGCACGTGGAACTTCCTACCGCGCCCGCTGCGCTCACTGGCGCCCTGGGACAGCTTGGTGACGTCTTGTCTGGGTTTCTGCGGCAGCTACTGCTGCTGCATCTGCAAGTGCTGCAGCTGCTGCCAGAAAGACCAAGATGGCCAGGTGGCCGTGCACAAGAAGAGCCTGGAGCTGTACGACAACTCGGCCGCCACACCCCACAGCAACGCCAAGGTTATCGTAGGGACTCATCTTTAA
- the LOC125971082 gene encoding sodium-dependent phosphate transport protein 2B-like isoform X1 produces the protein MGPRPQVGTESSPSSPSFEDNVQGGKDGAMMSSYSTVDLVNDDVAEEDPWDLPELKDTGVKWSDLDTKGKIMRVLISIIKLALLLGLLYLFICSLDVLSSAFQLVGGKAAGDIFKDNVILANPVAGLVIGVMVTVLVQSSSTSSSIVVSMVSSGLLDVRSAIPIIMGANIGTSVTNTIVAMMQAGNRNEFRRAFAGATVHDFFNWLSVLVLLPLEVATRVLEKLTNLIIESFQLETGKDAPDLLKTITKPLTDSIIQLDKSVITGIATGDAEAKNKSLIKVWCKKKVNTTFWNETVESCPIGGICWMEGNETLTEMNTTWTKYLEKCPHIFANANLPDLAVGLILLGLSLFVLCSCLILIVKLLNSMLKGQVAVVIKKVLNTDFPFPFTWVTGYIAIFVGAGMTFIVQSSSVFTSAITPLVGIGVISLERAYPLTLGSNIGTTTTAILAAMASPGDKLANSLQIALCHFFFNIMGIILWYPIPFTRIPIRLARGLGNRTAEYRWFAAFYLILCFLILPLTIFGLSLAGWQVLVGVGVPVVVLVIFVVVINILQSRYPRCLPPCLRTWNFLPRPLRSLAPWDSLVTSCLGFCGSYCCCICKCCSCCQKDQDGQVAVHKKSLELYDNSAATPHSNAKVIVGTHL, from the exons ATGGGTCCCAGACCACAAGTGGGGACTGAGTCCTCCCCCTCGTCCCCCAGCTTTG AAGACAACGTTCAGGGCGGGAAGGACGGCGCCATGATGTCGTCCTACTCCACCGTGGACCTGGTCAATGACGATGTGGCAGAAGAGGATCCATGGGACCTACCGGAGCTCAAAGACACGGGTGTCAAGTGGTCAG ATCTGGACACCAAGGGGAAGATTATGCGAGTGTTGATCTCCATCATAAAGCTGGCCCTACTGCTGGGACTGCTCTACTTGTTCATCTGCTCGCTggacgtgctcagctcggccTTCCAGCTGGTCGGAG GCAAAGCCGCCGGCGACATCTTTAAGGATAACGTGATCCTGGCCAACCCGGTGGCCGGTCTGGTGATTGGCGTCATGGTCACAGTGTTGGTGCAGAGCTCCAGCACCTCGTCATCCATCGTGGTCAGCATGGTCTCCTCTGGAT tGCTGGACGTTAGGTCAGCAATTCCCATCATCATGGGCGCCAACATCGGGACGTCGGTTACCAACACCATCGTGGCCATGATGCAGGCAGGCAACCGCAACGAGTTCCGCAG GGCCTTTGCCGGCGCCACCGTGCACGACTTCTTCAACTGGCTCTCTGTGCTGGTGCTGCTGCCCTTGGAGGTGGCCACGAGGGTCCTGGAAAAGCTCACCAACCTCATCATCGAGTCCTTCCAACTCGAGACTGGGAAGGACGCGCCCGACCTGCTCAAGACCATCACCAAACCGCTCACAGACTCCATCATCCAG cTGGATAAATCGGTCATCACTGGAATCGCCACCGGTGACGCGGAAGCCAAAAACAAGAGTCTGATCAAAGTCTGGTGCAAGAAGAAGGTCAACACG ACTTTCTGGAACGAGACAGTGGAGAGCTGCCCCATCGGCGGCATCTGCTGGATGGAAGGCAACGAAACGTTGACTGAGATGAACACCACCTGGACGAAGTACCTAGAGAAAT GCCCCCACATCTTCGCCAACGCCAACCTGCCAGACCTGGCGGTGGGTCTGATTCTGCTGGGTTTGTCGCTCTTCGTCCTCTGCAGTTGCCTCATCCTCATCGTCAAGCTGCTCAACTCCATGCTCAAGGGCCAGGTGGCCGTCGTCATCAAGAAGGTGCTCAACACAG ACTTCCCTTTCCCGTTCACCTGGGTGACGGGTTATATCGCCATCTTTGTGGGGGCCGGGATGACCTTCATCGTTCAGAGCAGCTCTGTCTTCACGTCAGCGATAACGCCTCTTGTCG GTATCGGCGTCATCAGCCTGGAGCGGGCCTATCCTCTAACTTTGGGTTCCAATATCGGAACGACCACTACGGCCATCTTGGCGGCTATGGCTAGCCCGGGAGACAAGTTGGCCAACTCGCTCCAG ATTGCGCTCTGCCATTTCTTCTTCAACATCATGGGCATCATTTTGTGGTATCCCATCCCGTTTACACGGATCCCCATCCGGCTGGCCAGGGGCTTGGGCAACCGCACGGCCGAGTACCGCTGGTTCGCCGCCTTCTACCTCATCCTGTGCTTCCTGATTTTGCCGCTCACCATATTCGGCCtgtcgctggctggctggcaagtGCTGGTCGGCGTCGGGGTGCCCGTGGTAGTGTTGGTCATCTTTGTGGTCGTGATCAACATCCTGCAATCACGCTACCCTCGCTGCTTGCCGCCCTGCCTGCGCACGTGGAACTTCCTACCGCGCCCGCTGCGCTCACTGGCGCCCTGGGACAGCTTGGTGACGTCTTGTCTGGGTTTCTGCGGCAGCTACTGCTGCTGCATCTGCAAGTGCTGCAGCTGCTGCCAGAAAGACCAAGATGGCCAGGTGGCCGTGCACAAGAAGAGCCTGGAGCTGTACGACAACTCGGCCGCCACACCCCACAGCAACGCCAAGGTTATCGTAGGGACTCATCTTTAA